TCCTCGACTTTGCCACCCGCGATAGTTCCATCATCAAAGGACCAGTAACTCACCACACCGTCTAACGGAAGTTGCGCCTCCGTTAAAGGAATCGCGACAAAGAGGCAGGCAATACACAGTATTGATATCGATGTTTTTTTTAGCATGTAATCTTGTTTATCTCCTCATATTTATTTCGATTTGACGAAGGGAGGCGGGCAAGGACGAGCATCACCCGCCTACCAAGTAGATTATTAGTATTGCTGTTTAACATCCGCCCAAGTCGTAGAGAGTTTATCTTGCGGTTCGACGGGTGTCAAAAGCAACGCCGAAAGTCCTTTATCCATCATCATCTGGATCTCATCAGCACTGAGTGCAACGTTGAAAATGGCAACTTCATCAATAATCGCATTGCCGAATCTGCCATCGCAACAGGTATCTCTACCGATGAATAGCGGACCGTTGTCGGCATCAATAGGATCTTGATTAATTGTCATTGAACTTTCCGAAATGCCATCAATATAGATATTCCACTCACCGGTTGCACTGTCAAACGTGGTGGTGTAGAGATGCCAGTCGGTGATGTCGTTCGGTCCGACTTCGCCATCGCGCCAACCACCGGGCTTATTCCAGCAGCCATTGTTACAAATCGGCCAAGAAACGTTTTTCGTATTTGCATTCGGATGGATGATGTACGCGTTCCGTTTTTCGACCATCCAACCGTGCTGATTCCACGTCTCTGTCATGCTTTTAACCCAAAGCGAAACAGTAATGGCATCTGTTGGATTTACGTGTGCAGGGACTTCGACATAAGCATTTACGCCATCGAGTTCCAACCCTGAACCAAACACGCCATTAACCCACGACGGGTTTCCTTCTATTGTGGCATCAAGCGCACTGTCAGATGAATCCGCCGCAAGATTGCCACTGCCTTCGTCAAAGAGCCAGAGACCCGTTAACGTGCTCAACTCAAGTTGTGCGAACGCAGATGGAACAGCAAACAGGCAAACACTCAGCAGTAGACCGAGGCCTATGAAGGTTAATTGTCTCATAAATTTCATGAAAACCTCCTAATGTATGTAGGTATTTGCGTCTGAACAAACCAAATTTGGTTAAGGATGCGAGATTTTTTAAACCTATAGGTACGATTATTATGCCA
The Candidatus Poribacteria bacterium genome window above contains:
- a CDS encoding LamG domain-containing protein; this encodes MKFMRQLTFIGLGLLLSVCLFAVPSAFAQLELSTLTGLWLFDEGSGNLAADSSDSALDATIEGNPSWVNGVFGSGLELDGVNAYVEVPAHVNPTDAITVSLWVKSMTETWNQHGWMVEKRNAYIIHPNANTKNVSWPICNNGCWNKPGGWRDGEVGPNDITDWHLYTTTFDSATGEWNIYIDGISESSMTINQDPIDADNGPLFIGRDTCCDGRFGNAIIDEVAIFNVALSADEIQMMMDKGLSALLLTPVEPQDKLSTTWADVKQQY